One genomic region from Pseudomonas hormoni encodes:
- a CDS encoding retention module-containing protein: MATLIGIVSKVIGQVFAEASNGTRRALVEGDRLFAGDQLVTGAEGAVAVHLQNGQELTLGRGSSLQMNSQLLGHQVPHVETAEAATPTQAQLSDVERVQKAIAAGDDPTQTAEATAAGPGTSGAPGGESGGGHSFVLLEEVAGRVDPTIGFPTAGFNGIPEFPLERLAGDPDNGGNAAAAPIGADTPDVPNDPETPDHPVTLNGLDVEGGELTVYEKNLTYGTDPDHPALTQTGTFTVSAPDGLQTLTVGGIAVVTAGVAAGFPQSADTWHGSTLTITGYDPATGVVTYSYTLNYDSDHPNAGGANSISENFDVVATDTDGSTATGQINVNIVDDTPNANPDATSVTEGGVVSGNVLWNDVAGADGPLLGGGVVGVRAGSDTSTPVNGGLNTQINGTYGYLTLDAQGNAEYHSNPNAVNGPGATDVFTYTLRDNDGDESTTTITIDVNNSCINNPVTLNGLDVEGGELTVYEKNLTYGTDPDAPALTQTGTFTVSAPDGLQTLTVGGIAVVTAGVAAGFPQSADTWHGSTLTITGYDPATGVVTYSYTLNYDSDHPNAGGANSISENFDVVATDTDGSTATGQINVNIVDDTPNANPDATSVTEGGVVSGNVLWNDVAGADGPLLGGGVVGVRAGSDTSTPVNGGLNTQINGTYGYLTLDAQGNAEYHSNPNAVNGPGATDVFTYTLRDNDGDESTTTITIDVNNGCITPVTLDGLDACGGELTVYEKNLTYGTDPDHPALTQTGTFTVNAPDGLQTLTVGGIAVVTAGVAAGFPQSADTWHGSTLTITGYDPATGVVTYSYTLNYDSDHPNAGGANSISENFDVVATGTNGSTATGQLDVNIVDDTPNANPDATSVTEGGVVSGNVLWNDVAGADGPLLGGGVVGVRAGSDTSTPVNGGLNTQINGTYGYLTLDAQGNAEYHSNPNAVNGPGATDVFTYTLRDNDGDESTTTITIDVNNGCINPSSDNGVTVITNVLSGSVTVPGDVLLANDTDANPLTASPTTFNTGWIAKGADFTGSNQNYSCIGGNAQSVTIARSAFVANTAAMTAVLVVSGALGEVRHNSTNDEDRITVTLKQGETLNLDHNLAAGHVALEYSVNGGAFIAIGDGQTITAASDGTYQIHITNIDNDGPGHSGKGAENYQLTLTVDYSGAHNTTPDYHGTYTVNDHHGGSDNAGVTITYQDGHTLTGTAGDDVLVAGTGDNVINAGDGNDVLSAGAGNNELHGGAGNDLLYSGPGNDLLDGGTGLDTASYAHATAGVKVDLSLLSAQNTQGAGTDTLTAIENLTGSDFDDKLTGDNHNNIITGGLGNDVLNGGGGDDLLIGGLGNNTLTGGAGVDTFQWLKGNSGHDVVTDFTPGTDKLDLSQLLQGENGTAASLDDYLHFKVTGSGDSLVTSIDVSGMAGAAPNQTIDLAGVDLASHYGVAPGAGGVIAGGADTATIINGMLNDHSLKVDTV; the protein is encoded by the coding sequence ATGGCAACGCTCATCGGTATCGTCAGTAAGGTCATTGGTCAGGTGTTCGCTGAAGCGAGCAACGGCACTCGACGTGCCTTGGTCGAGGGGGACCGGCTGTTCGCTGGCGATCAACTGGTCACCGGTGCCGAAGGCGCGGTGGCGGTGCATCTGCAAAATGGCCAGGAACTGACCCTCGGGCGTGGCAGCAGCCTGCAAATGAATTCGCAGTTGCTCGGGCATCAGGTGCCCCACGTGGAAACGGCTGAAGCGGCGACGCCGACTCAGGCGCAACTGTCCGACGTCGAGCGAGTGCAAAAAGCCATCGCGGCGGGTGATGACCCGACCCAGACAGCGGAAGCCACGGCGGCAGGTCCGGGTACATCGGGCGCACCCGGTGGTGAATCAGGTGGCGGTCACAGTTTTGTGCTGCTGGAAGAAGTGGCCGGGCGTGTCGATCCAACCATCGGTTTCCCTACCGCCGGCTTCAACGGTATTCCTGAATTTCCCCTGGAGCGTCTGGCCGGTGATCCGGATAACGGCGGCAACGCGGCTGCGGCGCCGATCGGTGCTGATACCCCGGATGTTCCGAATGACCCGGAAACTCCGGACCATCCCGTCACCCTCAACGGCCTCGACGTAGAGGGCGGCGAACTGACCGTCTATGAGAAAAACCTCACTTACGGCACCGATCCCGATCACCCGGCCCTGACCCAGACCGGCACCTTCACCGTCAGCGCACCGGATGGCTTGCAAACCCTGACCGTCGGCGGCATCGCCGTCGTCACCGCAGGTGTGGCTGCAGGCTTCCCGCAATCGGCCGACACCTGGCACGGCAGCACGCTCACCATCACCGGTTACGACCCGGCCACTGGCGTGGTGACTTACAGCTACACCCTGAATTACGACAGCGATCACCCGAATGCCGGCGGTGCCAACAGCATCTCCGAGAACTTCGACGTCGTCGCCACCGATACGGACGGCAGCACCGCGACCGGCCAAATCAACGTCAACATCGTCGATGACACGCCGAACGCCAACCCCGACGCGACCTCGGTGACGGAGGGCGGCGTCGTCAGCGGCAACGTGCTGTGGAACGACGTCGCCGGCGCCGATGGCCCCTTGCTCGGCGGCGGCGTGGTCGGCGTGCGCGCCGGCTCGGACACTTCGACCCCGGTAAACGGCGGGCTCAACACCCAGATCAACGGCACCTACGGTTACCTGACCCTGGACGCCCAGGGCAACGCCGAATACCACAGCAACCCGAACGCCGTGAACGGCCCCGGCGCAACCGACGTGTTCACCTACACCTTGCGCGATAACGACGGTGACGAAAGCACTACCACCATCACCATCGACGTCAACAACAGTTGTATCAACAATCCGGTCACCCTCAACGGCCTCGACGTAGAGGGCGGCGAACTGACCGTCTACGAAAAAAACCTCACCTACGGTACCGACCCCGATGCCCCGGCCCTGACCCAGACCGGCACCTTTACCGTCAGCGCACCGGATGGCTTGCAAACCCTGACCGTGGGCGGCATCGCCGTCGTCACCGCAGGCGTGGCTGCAGGCTTCCCGCAATCGGCCGACACCTGGCACGGCAGCACGCTCACCATCACCGGTTACGACCCGGCCACTGGCGTGGTGACTTACAGCTACACCCTGAATTACGACAGCGATCACCCGAATGCCGGCGGTGCCAACAGCATCTCCGAGAACTTCGACGTCGTCGCCACCGATACGGACGGCAGCACCGCGACCGGCCAAATCAACGTCAACATCGTCGATGACACGCCGAACGCCAACCCCGACGCGACCTCGGTGACGGAGGGCGGCGTCGTCAGCGGCAACGTGCTGTGGAACGACGTCGCCGGCGCCGATGGCCCCTTGCTCGGCGGCGGCGTGGTCGGCGTGCGCGCCGGCTCGGACACTTCGACTCCGGTAAACGGCGGGCTCAACACCCAGATCAACGGCACCTACGGTTACCTGACCCTGGACGCCCAGGGCAACGCCGAATACCACAGCAACCCGAACGCCGTGAACGGCCCCGGCGCAACCGACGTGTTCACCTACACCTTGCGTGATAACGACGGCGACGAAAGCACCACGACCATCACCATCGACGTCAACAACGGTTGCATCACCCCGGTCACCCTCGATGGCCTCGACGCGTGCGGCGGCGAACTCACCGTCTACGAAAAAAACCTCACCTACGGCACCGATCCCGATCACCCGGCCCTGACCCAAACCGGCACCTTCACCGTCAACGCGCCGGATGGCTTGCAAACCCTGACCGTCGGCGGCATCGCCGTGGTCACCGCTGGCGTAGCAGCAGGCTTCCCGCAATCCGCCGACACCTGGCACGGCAGCACGCTCACCATCACCGGTTACGACCCGGCCACTGGCGTGGTGACTTACAGCTACACCCTGAATTACGACAGCGATCACCCGAATGCCGGCGGTGCCAACAGCATCTCCGAGAACTTCGACGTCGTCGCCACCGGTACGAACGGCAGCACCGCGACCGGGCAACTCGACGTCAACATCGTCGATGACACGCCCAACGCCAACCCTGACGCCACCTCGGTGACGGAGGGCGGTGTCGTCAGCGGCAACGTGCTGTGGAACGACGTCGCTGGCGCCGATGGCCCCTTGCTCGGCGGCGGCGTGGTCGGCGTGCGCGCCGGCTCGGACACTTCGACCCCGGTAAACGGCGGGCTCAACACCCAGATCAACGGCACCTACGGTTACCTGACCCTGGACGCCCAGGGCAACGCCGAATACCACAGCAACCCGAACGCCGTGAACGGCCCCGGCGCAACCGACGTGTTCACCTACACCTTGCGTGATAACGACGGTGACGAAAGCACCACGACCATCACCATCGACGTCAACAACGGTTGTATTAATCCGTCCAGTGACAACGGCGTAACCGTCATCACCAATGTGCTGTCGGGCAGTGTCACTGTGCCGGGCGACGTGCTGCTGGCCAACGACACCGATGCCAACCCGCTGACCGCTTCGCCAACCACCTTCAACACCGGCTGGATCGCCAAAGGCGCGGACTTCACCGGCAGCAACCAGAACTACAGCTGCATCGGTGGCAACGCGCAATCCGTGACCATCGCCCGCAGCGCCTTCGTCGCCAACACCGCCGCCATGACCGCGGTGCTGGTGGTCAGCGGAGCGTTGGGAGAAGTCAGACACAACTCCACCAATGACGAGGACCGCATCACCGTCACCCTCAAACAGGGTGAAACCCTTAACCTCGATCACAATCTGGCGGCCGGTCACGTCGCCCTGGAGTACTCGGTCAACGGCGGCGCGTTCATTGCCATCGGCGACGGCCAGACCATCACCGCCGCGTCGGACGGCACCTACCAGATCCACATCACCAACATCGACAATGACGGGCCGGGCCACAGCGGCAAGGGCGCGGAAAACTACCAGCTGACCCTGACCGTCGACTACTCCGGCGCCCACAACACCACCCCGGACTACCACGGCACCTACACCGTCAACGATCACCACGGCGGCAGCGACAACGCCGGCGTGACCATCACCTATCAGGACGGCCACACCCTCACCGGCACGGCGGGCGATGACGTGTTGGTGGCGGGCACCGGCGACAACGTGATCAACGCGGGCGACGGCAACGACGTGCTCTCCGCCGGTGCCGGCAACAACGAACTCCACGGCGGCGCCGGCAATGACTTGCTGTACAGCGGACCGGGCAACGACCTGCTCGACGGCGGCACCGGCCTCGACACCGCGAGCTACGCCCATGCCACCGCCGGGGTCAAAGTCGACCTGAGCCTGCTCAGCGCGCAAAACACCCAGGGCGCCGGTACCGATACCCTGACCGCCATCGAGAACCTCACCGGCTCCGACTTCGACGACAAGCTCACCGGTGACAACCACAACAACATCATCACCGGCGGCCTCGGCAACGATGTGCTCAATGGGGGCGGCGGCGACGACTTGCTCATCGGCGGCCTCGGCAACAACACCCTAACCGGTGGTGCCGGCGTCGACACCTTCCAGTGGCTCAAAGGCAACAGCGGCCACGACGTGGTCACCGACTTCACACCGGGCACTGACAAACTCGACCTGTCGCAACTGCTGCAAGGCGAGAACGGCACCGCGGCGTCGCTGGATGACTACCTGCACTTCAAAGTCACCGGCAGCGGCGATTCACTGGTCACCAGCATCGACGTCAGCGGCATGGCGGGTGCTGCGCCGAACCAGACTATCGATCTGGCAGGTGTGGACCTGGCCAGCCATTACGGCGTGGCGCCGGGGGCGGGCGGGGTGATTGCCGGCGGGGCGGATACAGCGACCATCATCAACGGCATGTTGAATGACCATTCGTTGAAGGTGGATACCGTGTGA
- a CDS encoding autotransporter outer membrane beta-barrel domain-containing protein, translating to MSLDNLASNKPVTVTTFKVLALLPAFFLVSTSAMAAIEVGAGENVTIDPTDPISDYVVKDGGILNAGAVTTQSLTIQTGSTLNIDGATVNGNPGFYGIQVSDSQATIRRATVTADTRALWVARPPSSTQGSTVEATDSRFLGGETGALVTGLSTLTLTNSELRGTNAGSIGLDSRGGDVRALAGTLISGDSAGVRMTNDANGLGTNTLLLDNSTVEGRSGPAILVEGGVLGATIQVQNNSVLRAADGTLLKVQGASSAAMNVVGSALEGNVQVLQNSTVDLSFHGGSMVGDILRESGSTANVTLNNGSSFTGRLNNSNLTLNQSSLTMVDNDRIDNLSMNDGIVNFGTPGAVRANRQLEVGTLNGNGIIAMQGNFQTGASDLLKADTATGSYELAVNASGKDATSPQPLTLVQIANNHAAFSLLGGRVDVGTFEYDLEERTNATGGTEYYLNPTTRLTSGAQSVAALFQTALTVSYGELKSLENRMSELQADDKRHGLWVRSYGNKWNVDDGSSGVGYRQQQQGFTMGADTRLGDSPWTVGMLAGYSKSDLDLNGGTSAEVNSYYFGPYFGWLNRDTGYYVDGALKFNHFRNESKVRMSDGKRAEGDYSNSAVSAIVEGGRNIDLGDGWFAKPSAQVSAAVIQGKNYHLDNDMEAEGDRTHSLRTKLGVMAGRSIDLGNTQVRPYGRVAVVHEFASNDNNVRVNGNTINTNLSGSGFEAGVGLTASLSETLRLDVGIDYAKGKNVEQPVAVTFGVNYQF from the coding sequence ATGAGTTTGGACAACCTAGCCTCAAATAAACCTGTGACCGTAACGACATTCAAAGTGCTGGCATTGTTGCCGGCTTTTTTTTTGGTAAGCACTTCCGCGATGGCGGCGATCGAAGTTGGCGCCGGCGAGAACGTGACGATCGATCCGACGGACCCAATCAGCGACTATGTGGTGAAAGATGGCGGCATACTCAATGCAGGGGCAGTAACGACCCAAAGCTTGACCATCCAGACCGGGTCGACCTTGAACATCGACGGCGCGACCGTCAATGGCAATCCCGGCTTCTATGGGATTCAGGTTTCTGATAGTCAGGCCACCATTCGACGGGCCACCGTGACGGCGGACACCCGTGCTTTATGGGTGGCTCGACCACCGTCGTCGACGCAGGGCTCGACGGTCGAGGCTACCGATAGCCGGTTCCTGGGCGGAGAGACCGGCGCACTGGTCACCGGTCTGAGTACCTTGACGCTAACCAACAGTGAACTGCGGGGCACCAATGCCGGCAGCATCGGCCTGGACAGTCGCGGCGGTGATGTACGCGCACTGGCAGGCACGCTGATCAGCGGCGACAGCGCGGGCGTACGGATGACCAATGACGCCAACGGCCTCGGTACCAATACATTGCTGCTGGACAATTCCACCGTAGAAGGTCGCAGCGGGCCGGCGATTCTGGTGGAAGGCGGCGTTCTAGGCGCGACCATCCAAGTGCAGAACAACAGTGTTCTGCGGGCGGCTGACGGGACTCTGTTGAAGGTACAAGGCGCCTCCTCGGCGGCAATGAATGTCGTCGGCAGTGCGCTGGAAGGCAACGTGCAAGTCCTGCAGAACAGCACCGTCGACCTCTCGTTCCACGGCGGCTCGATGGTGGGGGACATCCTGCGTGAAAGCGGCTCCACCGCCAATGTCACCTTGAACAATGGCTCATCGTTCACCGGGCGCTTGAATAACAGCAACCTGACGCTCAACCAGTCGAGCCTGACCATGGTCGACAATGACAGGATCGACAACTTGTCGATGAACGACGGCATTGTCAATTTCGGTACGCCTGGCGCGGTGCGTGCGAATCGTCAACTCGAAGTGGGTACGCTCAATGGCAACGGCATCATTGCCATGCAGGGCAATTTCCAGACCGGTGCAAGCGACTTGCTGAAAGCCGATACGGCTACCGGCAGCTACGAATTGGCCGTCAATGCTTCGGGTAAGGACGCAACGTCTCCTCAACCATTGACGCTGGTGCAGATCGCCAATAACCACGCCGCCTTCTCGTTGCTGGGAGGCCGGGTTGACGTGGGGACATTTGAATACGATCTGGAAGAAAGAACCAATGCCACCGGCGGCACCGAGTATTACCTGAACCCTACCACCCGGCTCACGTCCGGTGCGCAATCGGTGGCGGCCCTGTTTCAAACCGCCCTTACCGTGTCGTATGGCGAATTGAAGTCGCTGGAAAACCGCATGAGCGAGTTGCAGGCGGACGATAAGCGCCATGGCCTGTGGGTACGGTCGTATGGCAATAAGTGGAACGTTGACGACGGTTCATCGGGTGTGGGTTATCGTCAACAGCAGCAGGGTTTCACTATGGGCGCGGACACCCGGCTGGGTGACAGTCCCTGGACGGTCGGTATGCTGGCGGGTTACAGCAAGTCCGATCTGGATCTCAATGGCGGCACCTCGGCCGAGGTCAACAGTTACTACTTCGGTCCCTATTTTGGCTGGCTGAATCGCGACACTGGCTACTACGTTGATGGCGCTCTGAAGTTCAACCATTTCCGCAATGAATCCAAAGTCAGGATGAGCGATGGCAAGCGTGCCGAAGGCGATTACAGCAACTCGGCAGTGAGTGCGATCGTAGAAGGCGGCCGCAATATCGACCTTGGGGATGGCTGGTTCGCCAAACCTTCTGCTCAGGTATCCGCCGCAGTCATCCAGGGCAAGAACTATCACCTGGACAATGACATGGAAGCCGAAGGTGACCGCACACATTCGTTGCGGACAAAGCTGGGCGTCATGGCAGGTCGAAGCATCGATCTGGGTAATACTCAGGTGCGTCCATACGGGCGGGTAGCGGTAGTCCATGAATTTGCATCGAACGACAACAACGTTCGGGTCAACGGAAACACGATCAATACCAACCTTTCGGGTAGCGGTTTTGAAGCCGGTGTTGGGTTGACGGCCTCGTTGTCTGAGACGCTGCGTTTAGATGTCGGTATCGATTATGCCAAGGGTAAAAATGTCGAGCAGCCCGTGGCCGTCACCTTTGGTGTGAACTATCAGTTTTAA
- a CDS encoding YbaN family protein — MDNPIGNRSLMLRYLLLAIGWLSVALGVIGIFLPVLPTTPFLLLAAACFARSSPRFYHWLVEHPRLGPWIRDYLDGNGIPLKGKVYAIVLMWVSILFSCYLVPLPWARGFMLTSAVLVTIYIVRQKTLRKS, encoded by the coding sequence ATGGACAATCCCATAGGCAACCGCTCCCTGATGTTGCGCTACCTCCTGCTGGCCATCGGCTGGCTGAGCGTAGCGCTGGGGGTAATCGGGATTTTCCTGCCGGTATTGCCCACCACGCCTTTCCTGCTGCTGGCGGCGGCCTGCTTCGCCCGCAGTTCGCCGCGCTTTTACCACTGGCTGGTGGAGCATCCACGGCTCGGGCCATGGATTCGCGACTACCTCGACGGCAACGGCATTCCGCTCAAGGGCAAGGTCTACGCCATCGTCCTGATGTGGGTGAGTATTCTATTTTCGTGCTACCTGGTGCCTCTGCCGTGGGCACGCGGTTTTATGTTGACCAGTGCGGTGCTGGTGACGATCTACATCGTTCGTCAGAAGACTTTGCGTAAATCCTGA
- a CDS encoding YecA family protein, whose protein sequence is MSFAEQLTRLQVFLDADELHDEALDYVAAHGYLTALSICSESVPDREWIDALFAEEPHYADDTEREAIESTLLALKAHIARQLASDEEFELPCDLDLGEEPDDSDLRGWCIGFMEGVFLREAAWFETAEDEVSEMLLPIMVGSGLFDEQPEFEDIAKDANLMDDMIVQIPEALTALYLLCQAPDEKPAILKPRHH, encoded by the coding sequence ATGTCCTTCGCTGAGCAACTAACCCGCCTGCAAGTCTTCCTCGACGCCGATGAACTGCATGACGAGGCGCTGGACTACGTGGCCGCCCACGGCTACCTCACCGCGCTGTCGATCTGTTCCGAAAGCGTTCCCGACCGTGAATGGATCGATGCCCTCTTCGCCGAAGAGCCGCATTATGCCGACGACACCGAGCGTGAAGCGATCGAATCCACCCTGCTCGCTCTCAAGGCTCACATCGCCCGCCAACTGGCGTCCGATGAAGAATTCGAGCTGCCGTGCGACCTGGACCTGGGCGAAGAGCCGGATGATTCCGACCTGCGCGGCTGGTGCATCGGTTTCATGGAAGGCGTGTTCCTGCGCGAAGCGGCCTGGTTCGAAACCGCCGAAGACGAAGTCAGCGAAATGCTGCTGCCGATCATGGTCGGTTCGGGTCTGTTCGACGAACAGCCTGAGTTCGAAGACATCGCCAAAGACGCCAACCTGATGGACGACATGATCGTGCAGATCCCGGAAGCCCTGACCGCGCTGTACCTGCTGTGCCAGGCGCCAGACGAAAAACCGGCGATTCTCAAGCCACGTCACCACTAA